Part of the Coccinella septempunctata chromosome 3, icCocSept1.1, whole genome shotgun sequence genome is shown below.
CGGCAGAAATAGATAATGCAGAATTTCTTGGAATCATGGCAGATGAAACTACAGACGTTTCCTCGAAGTTACAAACGGTTTTGATTTTTCGGTATTGCAAAGATGGAAAACCGGTGGAAagattttgggaattttttaaAAGCGAGCAACAAACTGCTGAAGTTCTTAGCAACCTAATTTTAAAAGCACTTGAACCTTTGGTGGCTAAGAACCCTAATAAATTAATCGCGCAGTCTTATGATGGTGCAGCTGTAATGTCTGGAAAACAGAGTGGTGTTCAGGCTAGGATTAAAGAAAAATATCCTGTAGCCCATTTCGTACATTGCTATGCCcatcaattgaatttgataatGAGCCAAGCATCTTCTCAAAATAATGATGTACGTTTATTTTTTGGAAATCTGAGTGAAATTCCAGCATTTTTCTCCAATTCTTGTCAACGCGTTGCTTTCCTAGATAGAAtagtgaaaagaaaaatacCTAGGTCTGTTCCTACAAGATGGAATTTTAAAAGTAGAACAGTTAACGTAGTATTCGAATACAAAGAAGAACTCATAGAATGTATGGAGGAAATTGAAGAAAGTCCTGGTGTAAATGTATCAACCAAAACTCAAGCCGGTGCGATCAGAAGGCTTCTTCAAGAAAAATCATTCGTGTTTTGGCTCACATTTTTTCACTACGTCATGCCACAtgtcgatatttttttcaacgaaCTACAGAGACGCTTAATTGACTCGGTACAAATAGGcaaatgtttgaaaaaatttaaagaaagcATAAGCAacataagaaatgaaaaactatatgacATTTTGAATGAAGCCAAAGCTCTACAAGTTACTGAAACTAAGAGGAGAAAATTGAACGAGGACACTTGGAGAGCATCTGCGATAGAAGTTTGTGATGTCATAATCAATGTGGCAGAAGATCGCTTTGCTTATACCGATCAGTTGAATGCGGCAAACTTGTTTATTTGTGAGAGATTCGAATTATATGATCGTTCATTTCCAGATGATTATTTCAAAAGGACTATCGAATCGTACCCAATGCTTGAGAAGAACAGACTCAAGACAGAACTTACTCTTTTATATTCTAGTGCAGAATATCGGACTTTTTCATCATGTGCTGTGCTTCTTAGTTTCATAATCGACAGTAACCTTCAGGAAGTTTTTACCGAAACTATAAAATTGCTAAACATACTAGTAACAATGCCAATGACCACTGTAGAAGCAGAAAGAAATTTTTCCTCTTTAAAGAGAATCAAAACGTTCTTGAGAAGTACTATGTCACAAGATCGTCTCAATGCGTTAGCCTGCTTATCAATAGAGCAAAAATTAATTCGATCTATACCGGACTTTAACGAAAAAGTGATTGATAAGTTTGCTTTGAAGAAGGATAGACGTATCGACTTGGTATTCAAGAGAAAATAATATCTTATAATAAAAACCCTTCAATGAAAATTATggaatttaaaataaaatattttatttttgcttgaTAATATTTCtctgaataaaaattataaatgcGGTGATATTTTGATTTAGTCTACATTTTGCAGCACTTGCATCTTGGTAagtcacgagccgccactgatggctagtccccgctctgtgttcagtgtcaaagtcatactcttgcagcctctcaatccatctagccacttgtccttccgggttcttgaaactcaggagccatttcaaagcagcatggtccgttcttagtaagaatttccttccgtacaaatatttgtagaaatgttctacggacttgatgactgctaaaagttccctcctggtcacgcaataattccgttctggtttggacaacaccttgctgaagtacccgatgactctttcctgtccatcctggacttgcgatagaacgccgccaatggctgtattactggcgtcggtgtcgagcacaaatttaccttcagcccttgcgtaactcagaactggagctgtgaccagagcctttttcaatcgttcgaaggcttcagcgcaatcatcggaccatatgtactcctgtccatcttccgtcaatttcgtcagtggcttggcaacgttggcaaaatcagatacaaatcttctataataagtgcaaaggcctaagaaactccgcaactcacttttgtctttcggtataggccattcctgcactgccttgatcttatccggatcaactttcacacctccccgtgaaactacgtgtcccaaatatttcacttctgttcgaaacagattacactttttaggacaaagctttaggttggcatcgcgaagtcgctggaaaacctcggataggttgtgtaggtgatcttggaatgattttcccaccactatcacatcatccagatacaccagacaagttttccaggagagtcctctcaatattgtctccatcagacgttcaaatgtggcaggagcattacatagaccgaaaggcataactttaaactgccacagacctgttccaatactgaaggcagttttttctttatcctttggatccaagccaacctgccaatatccactcttcagatccaaggtggaaaaccaacgtgatcccgagagtgtgtccagggtatcgtcaattctcggtaagggatagctgtcctttttcgtggcctgattgagctgcctgtagtctacgcagaatctagtggttccatccttcttcttcactaat
Proteins encoded:
- the LOC123310374 gene encoding zinc finger MYM-type protein 1-like; this translates as MHNEKVASNRFLVSKIVEAIKFCGTFELALRGHDESENSENPGIFQGLINYTAEIDKTLKDHLERATVFKGTSKEIQNDLLDCIFEVYQEIVSAEIDNAEFLGIMADETTDVSSKLQTVLIFRYCKDGKPVERFWEFFKSEQQTAEVLSNLILKALEPLVAKNPNKLIAQSYDGAAVMSGKQSGVQARIKEKYPVAHFVHCYAHQLNLIMSQASSQNNDVRLFFGNLSEIPAFFSNSCQRVAFLDRIVKRKIPRSVPTRWNFKSRTVNVVFEYKEELIECMEEIEESPGVNVSTKTQAGAIRRLLQEKSFVFWLTFFHYVMPHVDIFFNELQRRLIDSVQIGKCLKKFKESISNIRNEKLYDILNEAKALQVTETKRRKLNEDTWRASAIEVCDVIINVAEDRFAYTDQLNAANLFICERFELYDRSFPDDYFKRTIESYPMLEKNRLKTELTLLYSSAEYRTFSSCAVLLSFIIDSNLQEVFTETIKLLNILVTMPMTTVEAERNFSSLKRIKTFLRSTMSQDRLNALACLSIEQKLIRSIPDFNEKVIDKFALKKDRRIDLVFKRK